In the Arachis ipaensis cultivar K30076 chromosome B10, Araip1.1, whole genome shotgun sequence genome, one interval contains:
- the LOC107619940 gene encoding mavicyanin: MANLFRSCSLLLSVSLIIILCVPSRVNCTEFEVGGHDGWIVPKSRDNDQMYNQWASQNRFKVDDTLRFKYSKDSVLVVSEEEYESCRSTKPLFFSNNGDTVFKFEHPGVYYFISGVSGHCDRGQKMIVKVLAVHNPKPEPPHSHSPAVAPAFTPASTPAPSPSHHSNAGRPIPLLSITNLPLFLIVLLPMLFA; the protein is encoded by the exons ATGGCCAATCTATTTAGAAGTTGTTCATTATTACTTTCGGTTTCCTTGATTATTATATTGTGTGTGCCATCAAGAGTGAATTGTACTGAGTTTGAAGTTGGGGGTCACGATGGCTGGATTGTTCCTAAGTCAAGAGACAACGATCAAATGTATAATCAATGGGCATCCCAGAACAGATTTAAAGTTGATGACACTCTTC GTTTCAAGTACTCTAAAGATTCAGTGTTGGTGGTGAGTGAAGAGGAGTATGAAAGCTGCAGATCCACTAAGCCACTATTCTTCTCCAACAATGGTGACACTGTCTTCAAATTTGAGCATCCTGGAGTGTACTACTTCATTAGCGGGGTTAGCGGCCACTGTGACAGAGGACAGAAAATGATTGTTAAGGTTTTGGCCGTACATAATCCAAAGCCAGAGCCACCACATTCACACTCACCAGCAGTAGCACCAGCATTTACACCTGCATCTACACCTGCACCTTCTCCTTCTCATCATTCTAATGCTGGAAGACCAATTCCTCTTCTCAGCATAACTAACTTGCCGCTCTTTCTTATCGTACTTCTTCCTATGCTTTTTgcttga
- the LOC107622904 gene encoding 40S ribosomal protein SA, giving the protein MATSAAATTAAAPRQLSQKEQDIQMMLAAEVHLGTKNCDFQMERYVFKRRNDGIYIINLGKTWEKLQLAARIIVAIENPQDIIVQSARPYGQRAVLKFAQYTGANAIAGRHTPGTFTNQMQTSYNEPRLLILTDPRTDHQPIKEGVLGIALCDTDSTMRYFDVGTPANNKGKHSIGCLFWLLARMVLQMRGTIRPGLKWDVMVDLFFYREPEEAKQQEEEELPAAPEYAIQDFGAAGIAGFPAADGEWGAVTAEQSWTEPVPQQPIAAAPANWAPDAAAGDWEPVPAPQASVPAPGGVAPTGWD; this is encoded by the exons ATGGCCACTTCCGCCGCCGCCACAACTGCCGCAGCGCCACGCCAGCTGTCACAGAAGGAGCAGGACATCCAGATGATGCTTGCTGCTGAGGTCCACCTCGGAACCAAAAATTGCGACTTCCAGATGGAACGCTACGTCTTCAAACGCCGTAATGATG GTATTTACATAATTAACCTTGGCAAGACATGGGAGAAGCTCCAACTTGCTGCTAGGATTATTGTTGCTATCGAGAACCCGCAGGACATCATTGTTCAGTCTGCTAGGCCATATGGTCAGAGAGCTGTCCTTAAGTTTGCACAATACACTGGTGCGAATGCAATTGCTGGAAGGCACACTCCTGGAACATTCACTAATCAAATGCAAACATCCTATAACGAGCCTCGTCTACTCATTCTGACTGATCCAAGGACTGATCATCAG CCCATTAAGGAAGGTGTTCTTGGAATTGCCTTGTGCGACACGGATTCTACAATGCGCTATTTTGATGTTGGCACTCCTGCCAATAACAAGGGGAAGCACAGTATTGGTTGTCTGTTTTGGTTATTAGCAAGGATGGTTCTGCAGATGAGGGGTACTATTCGGCCGGGGCTTAAGTGGGACGTGATG GTGGATTTATTCTTCTATAGAGAACCTGAAGAGGCCaagcaacaagaggaggaggaattACCAGCTGCCCCAGAATATGCCATTCAAGATTTTGGTGCTGCTGGCATTGCCGGCTTCCCCGCAGCTGATGGGGAATGGGGGGCTGTTACAGCTGAACAATCCTGGACTGAACCAGTTCCTCAGCAACCCATTGCAGCTGCTCCTGCTAACTGGGCCCCAGACGCCG CTGCAGGTGATTGGGAGCCAGTTCCAGCTCCACAGGCATCCGTTCCTGCACCTGGAGGTGTTGCTCCCACTGGCTGGGACTAG